One region of Pseudomonas glycinae genomic DNA includes:
- a CDS encoding spinster family MFS transporter, with amino-acid sequence MQNSTQAANAWRILFLLFLANLFNFFDRTIPAIIIEPIRMEWHLSDFQLGIVGTAFTLVYAIAGLPLGRMADTGSRSKLMGWGLATWSALTAVNGLVGSFWSFLLVRMGIGIGEASYAPAANSLIGDLFPAHRRARAMGIFMLGLPLGLLLAFFTIGWMVKAFDSWRAPFFIAAVPGLVLAVFMFFIKEPKRGAAETVQVSQEKVDRPIRRVLAIPTFLWLVMAGLCFNFATYACNSFLVPMLQRYFLMPLQEAAVATGVIVGVTGLIGLTLGGWIADKIHQRVANGRLLFAAFSLIISTLCTAWALHAGRIEIGVFVAVFSVGWLFAYNFYTCVYTAIQDVVEPRLRATAMALFFAGLYLLGGGLGPVVVGGLSDHFAKSAMASAGAEQMTEAFKAVGLHDAMYLIPVALFLTMVFLFLASRCFVRDAKRMKDGLVAVVEPQSQAVTA; translated from the coding sequence ATGCAGAACTCGACCCAAGCGGCGAATGCCTGGCGCATTCTGTTCCTGCTGTTCCTTGCCAACCTGTTCAACTTCTTCGATCGCACCATCCCGGCGATCATCATCGAGCCGATCCGCATGGAATGGCACCTCAGCGACTTTCAGCTGGGGATCGTCGGCACTGCGTTCACTCTGGTCTACGCAATTGCCGGGCTACCACTGGGGCGCATGGCTGACACCGGTTCGCGCAGCAAACTGATGGGCTGGGGCCTGGCGACCTGGAGCGCGCTGACGGCGGTCAACGGTCTGGTCGGCAGTTTCTGGAGTTTTCTGCTGGTGCGCATGGGCATCGGCATCGGTGAAGCCAGTTACGCGCCCGCCGCCAACTCGCTGATCGGCGACCTGTTCCCGGCCCATCGCCGGGCCCGGGCCATGGGCATTTTCATGCTCGGCCTGCCGCTGGGGCTGCTGCTGGCCTTCTTCACCATCGGCTGGATGGTCAAGGCGTTCGACAGCTGGCGCGCGCCGTTCTTCATCGCCGCCGTGCCGGGGCTGGTGCTGGCGGTGTTCATGTTCTTCATCAAGGAACCCAAGCGCGGCGCGGCGGAAACCGTGCAGGTGTCCCAGGAGAAAGTCGACAGGCCGATTCGCCGCGTCCTCGCCATTCCGACCTTCCTGTGGCTGGTGATGGCCGGATTGTGCTTCAACTTTGCGACCTACGCCTGCAACTCGTTCCTGGTGCCGATGCTGCAGCGTTATTTCCTGATGCCGTTGCAGGAAGCGGCGGTGGCGACCGGGGTAATCGTCGGTGTGACCGGGCTGATCGGCCTGACCCTCGGCGGCTGGATAGCCGACAAGATTCACCAACGGGTGGCCAACGGGCGACTGCTGTTTGCCGCGTTCAGCCTGATCATCTCGACCCTGTGCACGGCGTGGGCGCTGCATGCCGGGCGCATCGAGATCGGGGTGTTTGTCGCAGTGTTCAGCGTTGGCTGGCTGTTCGCCTACAACTTCTACACCTGCGTGTATACGGCGATTCAGGACGTGGTCGAGCCACGCCTGCGGGCCACGGCGATGGCGCTGTTCTTTGCCGGGTTGTATTTGCTCGGCGGTGGTCTGGGGCCGGTGGTGGTCGGCGGTTTGTCGGATCACTTCGCCAAGTCGGCGATGGCCTCGGCGGGCGCCGAGCAGATGACCGAGGCGTTCAAGGCCGTCGGTCTGCATGATGCGATGTACCTGATCCCGGTGGCGCTGTTCCTGACCATGGTGTTCCTGTTCCTCGCCTCGCGCTGTTTTGTGCGGGATGCGAAGCGGATGAAGGACGGGCTGGTGGCGGTGGTTGAGCCGCAGAGTCAGGCCGTTACCGCTTGA
- a CDS encoding YkgJ family cysteine cluster protein yields the protein MSEVSPCLNCGACCSHFRVSFFWGECASSGGTVPDELVTQITPSRVAMIGTDRKAPRCTALEGEVGKAVSCTIYDKRSSPCREFEASWENGEQNTDCDKARARFGLPPLQPHWNEVA from the coding sequence ATGTCCGAAGTCAGTCCGTGTCTGAATTGCGGTGCCTGCTGTTCCCATTTTCGTGTTTCTTTTTTCTGGGGTGAATGCGCATCCTCCGGCGGGACCGTGCCCGATGAACTGGTCACTCAGATCACGCCCAGCCGGGTCGCGATGATCGGTACCGACCGCAAGGCGCCGCGCTGTACCGCGCTGGAGGGCGAAGTCGGAAAAGCCGTGAGCTGCACGATCTACGACAAGCGTTCCAGCCCCTGCCGCGAATTTGAAGCCTCGTGGGAAAACGGCGAACAGAACACCGACTGCGACAAGGCCCGTGCCCGTTTCGGCCTGCCGCCGCTGCAACCGCACTGGAACGAAGTCGCCTGA